A window of Rhinolophus ferrumequinum isolate MPI-CBG mRhiFer1 chromosome X, mRhiFer1_v1.p, whole genome shotgun sequence contains these coding sequences:
- the MAGEB16 gene encoding melanoma-associated antigen B16, producing the protein MAFHQKNPQCSHSEMLGLELAQVSQALEETHLSSCPTMPGNSKGAPDAGIPSAPEGVQSFPSSSTAVRANSSSKSYTGSSNQEENDTASQAGPDPRNVPIDAFDKNVGLLVNFMLLKYQMKGPLTKADMLSVTKEYKDHFVEIFLRASERLEIVFGLDVKEVDPINHYYGILIKIGLTYDGMLHGEKGIPKTGVLILILGVIFMNGNRATEEKIWEVLNLTGIYSETKHFIFGEVRELITKVFVEENYLKYQQVANSDPVQFEFLWGPRAHAETTKMQVLEFLAKVNGTDPSSFPSQYEEALQDEEERAHARISAMAASTSMATASFSAKPSSFYHT; encoded by the coding sequence ATGGCTTTTCATCAGAAGAATCCACAATGCTCACACAGTGAGATGCTGGGCCTGGAGCTTGCACAGGTCTCCCAGGCTCTGGAGGAGACCCATCTCTCCTCCTGTCCTACAATGCCTGGCAATTCAAAGGGGGCTCCTGATGCTGGCATACCTAGTGCTCCTGAGGGTGTTCAGAGTTTCCCCTCATCTTCCACTGCTGTCAGAGCCAACTCATCAAGCAAATCGTATACAGGCTCCAGTAACCAAGAGGAGAATGATACGGCCTCACAGGCTGGGCCAGACCCCAGGAATGTGCCCATAGATGCTTTTGATAAGAATGTGGGTTTGTTGGTGAATTTCATGCTGCTCAAGTATCAAATGAAAGGGCCACTAACCAAGGCAGATATGTTGAGTGTCACCAAGGAGTACAAAGACCACTTTGTTGAGATCTTCCTGAGAGCCTCTGAGCGTCTGGAGATAGTCTTCGGCCTTGATGTGAAAGAAGTGGATCCCATCAACCACTACTATGGCATTCTCATCAAAATTGGCCTCACCTATGATGGGATGCTGCATGGTGAAAAGGGCATACCCAAGACCGGCGTCCTGATACTTATCCTGGGTGTGATCTTCATGAATGGCAACCGTGCCACCGAAGAGAAAATCTGGGAAGTTCTGAATTTGACGGGGATATATTCTGAGACGAAGCACTTCATCTTTGGAGAGGTCAGGGAGCTCATCACGAAAGTTTTCGTGGAGGAAAACTACCTGAAGTACCAGCAAGTGGCCAACAGTGATCCTGTGCAATTTGAATTCCTGTGGGGCCCAAGAGCGCATGCTGAAACCACCAAGATGCAAGTCCTGGAGTTCCTGGCCAAGGTTAATGGGACTGACCCAAGTTCTTTCCCATCGCAGTATGAGGAGGCTTTGCAAGATGAAGAAGAGAGGGCCCATGCCAGAATTTCAGCCATGGCTGCCTCTACCTCCATGGCTACTGCCAGTTTTAGCGCCAAGCCTAGCAGCTTCTACCACACTTAG